The Paenibacillus sp. FSL R7-0204 genome includes a region encoding these proteins:
- the spoIIAA gene encoding anti-sigma F factor antagonist, whose amino-acid sequence MNSHVEMEHHRGVLIVRLSGELDHHAADYVRMDMDEAIMRGQVEHLILSLKELQFMDSSGLGVILGRYKLIRSKGGKMAVCDATAPVKRLLEMSGLFKIMPLYDDESAALSDLEVAL is encoded by the coding sequence ATGAATTCTCATGTGGAGATGGAGCATCACCGGGGTGTGCTGATTGTCCGGTTGTCCGGGGAACTGGATCATCACGCAGCCGATTATGTACGTATGGATATGGATGAAGCAATTATGCGGGGCCAGGTGGAGCATCTGATCCTGAGTCTGAAGGAGCTGCAGTTCATGGACAGCTCGGGTCTCGGAGTGATTCTGGGACGGTACAAGCTGATCCGCAGTAAGGGCGGTAAAATGGCAGTCTGCGATGCCACAGCGCCTGTGAAGCGCCTGCTGGAAATGTCGGGCCTGTTCAAAATCATGCCCCTATATGACGACGAGAGCGCTGCACTCTCGGATTTGGAGGTCGCGTTATGA
- the spoIIAB gene encoding anti-sigma F factor, with amino-acid sequence MTSSEARNFMSVQFAALSENESFARVVVAAFVSRLDPTMEELNDLKTVVSEAVTNCIIHGYDSDPAGVVSISASLDNETVHLTIEDKGRGIEDLELAQQPLYTSKPELERSGMGFTIMENFMDEFEVISEPGRGTSISMKKTIVSKKALYN; translated from the coding sequence ATGACTAGTAGCGAAGCTCGTAACTTCATGAGTGTCCAGTTTGCTGCGCTGTCGGAGAATGAATCGTTCGCGCGTGTGGTAGTGGCTGCCTTTGTCTCCCGGCTCGATCCGACGATGGAGGAGCTGAATGACCTGAAGACGGTAGTCTCGGAGGCCGTCACCAATTGTATTATTCACGGTTATGACAGTGATCCCGCAGGCGTTGTCAGTATATCCGCTTCGCTCGACAATGAGACCGTGCACCTGACGATTGAGGATAAGGGCCGGGGCATTGAGGATCTGGAGCTGGCCCAGCAGCCGCTGTATACCTCGAAGCCGGAGCTGGAGCGGTCAGGAATGGGCTTCACCATTATGGAGAATTTCATGGATGAATTCGAGGTTATCAGCGAACCGGGACGCGGAACTTCAATCTCCATGAAGAAAACCATCGTCTCGAAAAAAGCTTTATACAATTAG
- the sigF gene encoding RNA polymerase sporulation sigma factor SigF — MEAESKKAPPTYLDDAEVKRLIALSQAGDHTARDTLVNCNIRLVWSVVQRFMNRGYEPDDLFQIGCIGLLKSVDKFDLSYEVKFSTYAVPMIIGEIQRFLRDDGTLKVSRSLKEMANKVRKMKDEMSKTLDRLPTIGEVAEALGVTPEEIVFAQEANKPPTSIHETVFENDGDPITLIDQIADESQERWFDKLALNEAIGALTERERLIVYLRYYRDQTQSEVASRLGISQVQVSRLEKKILANIREQIAQ; from the coding sequence ATGGAAGCAGAATCAAAAAAAGCTCCGCCGACCTATTTGGACGATGCGGAGGTCAAACGTCTAATCGCACTTAGTCAAGCAGGGGACCATACGGCCCGCGACACGCTGGTCAACTGCAATATCCGCCTCGTCTGGTCGGTGGTGCAGCGGTTTATGAACCGCGGATATGAACCGGATGATTTGTTCCAGATCGGCTGTATCGGACTGCTGAAGTCCGTTGATAAATTCGACCTCAGCTATGAGGTCAAGTTCTCCACCTATGCGGTACCGATGATTATCGGCGAGATCCAGCGGTTCCTCCGCGATGACGGCACACTTAAGGTCAGCCGCTCGCTGAAGGAGATGGCCAACAAGGTGCGCAAGATGAAGGATGAGATGTCCAAAACGCTCGACCGCCTCCCGACCATCGGTGAAGTGGCTGAAGCGCTGGGCGTCACGCCCGAAGAAATCGTCTTCGCCCAGGAGGCCAACAAGCCGCCGACTTCGATCCACGAGACCGTCTTCGAGAACGACGGCGATCCGATCACGCTGATTGACCAGATTGCCGACGAGTCGCAGGAGCGCTGGTTCGACAAGCTGGCTTTGAATGAGGCCATCGGTGCGCTAACGGAGCGCGAGCGTCTGATCGTGTACCTGCGTTACTACCGCGATCAGACCCAGTCCGAAGTCGCCAGCCGCCTCGGCATCTCCCAGGTGCAGGTGTCGAGGCTGGAGAAGAAGATCCTCGCGAACATCCGCGAGCAGATTGCGCAGTAG
- a CDS encoding transposase, which produces MGEKRQRYNEEYKKQTVKFIQEQTKSIGDIAQELDIPKSTLHQWMGKYRELKNEPVASMDRVRELEAELQEMRRQLQEKDSRLADTEEELAIVKKAVHIFSKPRN; this is translated from the coding sequence ATGGGAGAAAAACGACAACGGTACAACGAAGAATATAAGAAGCAAACGGTAAAGTTCATTCAAGAGCAGACGAAGAGCATAGGGGACATCGCGCAAGAGCTGGACATTCCGAAAAGTACGCTGCACCAGTGGATGGGGAAATACCGGGAGCTAAAGAATGAACCGGTAGCCAGTATGGATCGGGTACGGGAACTCGAAGCCGAGCTCCAAGAGATGCGCCGTCAGCTCCAAGAGAAAGACAGTCGACTTGCCGATACAGAGGAAGAATTGGCAATCGTAAAAAAAGCAGTGCACATCTTCAGCAAACCAAGGAATTAA
- a CDS encoding IS3 family transposase, translating into MKDHRSAFRLEKMCSTLQVSRSGYYKWLNAKASVQALRKAAVMERIRYHFDDHQKRYGSPKITRLLHQEGYTVTERTVSVYMREMKLRSIVSKPYRVQTTDSKHNNPIAPNTLNQEFKVLKPNTVWVTDITYIPCRGGRLYLASVMDLCTREIVGWRLYNHMETSLVLDALQAAYTAKRPGEGLLHHSDRGSQYTSKEYVDQLKTYHMKSSMSRKGNCYDNACIESWHSILKKELIYCNPRFKNPEQAYDAIFQYIEFYYNRKRMHSSLGYLSPARFAKQFTKKSVA; encoded by the coding sequence ATGAAGGACCATCGCTCCGCATTTCGCTTGGAGAAGATGTGCAGTACCCTACAGGTATCCAGGAGCGGATATTACAAGTGGCTGAACGCCAAAGCCAGTGTGCAAGCCCTCCGCAAGGCTGCTGTTATGGAGCGAATCCGGTACCATTTTGACGACCATCAAAAACGGTATGGAAGTCCGAAGATCACCCGCCTGCTGCATCAGGAAGGCTATACGGTCACGGAACGCACAGTGAGTGTGTACATGCGAGAAATGAAGCTCCGCTCTATTGTATCTAAGCCATACCGAGTGCAGACGACCGATTCCAAGCATAATAATCCCATTGCACCAAACACACTGAACCAAGAGTTTAAGGTGCTTAAGCCCAATACCGTATGGGTCACCGACATCACGTATATCCCTTGTCGTGGAGGTCGCTTATACCTAGCTAGCGTCATGGATCTATGCACGCGAGAAATTGTAGGGTGGCGGCTGTATAACCATATGGAGACGAGCCTGGTCTTAGACGCGCTGCAGGCGGCGTACACGGCGAAGCGACCCGGCGAGGGCCTACTGCACCACTCTGACCGAGGGTCTCAATATACCTCAAAAGAATATGTCGACCAACTAAAGACATACCACATGAAATCCAGCATGAGCCGTAAAGGAAACTGTTACGATAACGCCTGCATTGAGTCTTGGCACAGTATTTTAAAGAAAGAGCTCATCTACTGTAATCCGCGCTTCAAAAACCCGGAACAGGCATATGATGCTATTTTCCAATACATTGAGTTCTATTACAATCGCAAGCGAATGCACAGCTCACTGGGGTATCTTTCCCCCGCCCGCTTTGCTAAGCAATTCACTAAAAAATCCGTTGCGTAA
- a CDS encoding RNA 2'-phosphotransferase, with translation MDYAKLSKEVSYALRHAPWEYELELDEQGWVDIEQLLHSLHQDKKWATVGAEDLDKMIAASDKQRHELSEGRIRALYGHSVPQKIIKQAETPPPTLYHGTARQWVETILHEGLKPMKRQYVHFSVDNDTAKLVGGRKDSSPVILTIDAGRAAQEGIKFYHGNHNIWLADYIPPEFINDL, from the coding sequence ATGGATTATGCAAAGCTCAGCAAAGAGGTCTCCTACGCTCTGCGTCACGCGCCGTGGGAATATGAACTGGAATTGGATGAACAGGGATGGGTGGACATTGAACAGCTGCTCCACTCGCTGCATCAGGACAAGAAGTGGGCAACAGTCGGTGCAGAGGATCTGGACAAAATGATCGCAGCATCGGATAAGCAGCGGCATGAGCTTTCGGAGGGCAGAATAAGGGCGCTGTATGGTCACTCGGTCCCGCAAAAAATTATCAAGCAGGCTGAAACGCCGCCCCCTACTCTGTACCACGGTACAGCCAGGCAATGGGTGGAGACGATTCTGCACGAGGGACTGAAACCCATGAAAAGACAGTATGTTCATTTCTCAGTGGATAACGATACAGCCAAGCTGGTGGGAGGGCGCAAGGACTCAAGTCCTGTAATTTTAACCATAGATGCCGGGCGGGCCGCACAGGAAGGAATCAAGTTCTACCACGGAAATCATAATATCTGGCTGGCGGACTATATTCCGCCCGAATTTATTAATGACTTGTAG
- a CDS encoding YDG domain-containing protein encodes MNHTPGKLFLSTLMIVTALYSSAGTAFGAAAPQLTGITGHWAQNEVTDWVEKGLIQGYADGSFKPDNSLKRSEFMALINRAFGFTETAPVAYKDLSTSNWAYTEVAKAVKAGYISGYSDGTIGTGKTISRQEAAVIINRLLKLDAAQTGALFSDSKDIAAWALDSVNAVAAAGVMKGYSEDNSFRPGRDITRAEAVVSLTRTKVIEEAPANTPVNGGGTSSATASPTASPTSTPTATPTPVRSTYVPSDPTAAPTVTPVATPTPAVTPTPEPSPVPTPAPTPDPGDTSAPLLTSVTLGAVTVGDNVYGTSNEAGYLYLVPSTVVGTTTGLEDSIHAALGKKLAVTASVYSPLNTQSLPAGHYVVYALDASGNISAPSSTIEVRAIELTIGLPASLTESKTYDGNTSAAVTEGSLSGVLAGDTVNIHASAAYSSAALGVNKTITVTYTLSGAQAASYLAPAPYIVNTGSIALHPLTIEAPNLTLAKFKDGTTAAAVTPGQLIGVVPGENVTVSAVANYDTSSIGTNKTITVVYTLSGADAGNYIAPASYIVTNGEIDRDQITRSRVYDGTTAAAVIVGTVTGSYEGDDVTVHAAGTYDTPNVGVNKIITISYTLTGIDAGNYSPPVSYTINTGIITALQLDITAPVLTESKLYDGNTSAQITPGTLIGVIPGDDVTVSATATYSDAAAGSGKLITVVYTLSGDDAGNYSAPGNYMISTGVIVAP; translated from the coding sequence TTGAATCATACACCGGGCAAGCTTTTTCTCTCTACACTAATGATAGTAACTGCACTATATTCTTCTGCCGGAACAGCTTTTGGCGCAGCAGCTCCTCAATTAACTGGAATCACAGGCCACTGGGCACAGAATGAAGTTACCGATTGGGTTGAAAAAGGGCTCATTCAGGGATACGCCGACGGCAGCTTCAAACCGGACAATAGTCTGAAAAGATCAGAGTTCATGGCGCTCATCAACCGTGCCTTCGGATTCACCGAGACGGCACCTGTTGCCTATAAGGATCTCTCTACAAGCAACTGGGCCTACACCGAGGTTGCCAAAGCCGTGAAAGCCGGATATATCAGCGGATATTCAGATGGTACCATCGGTACCGGCAAGACGATCAGCAGACAGGAAGCCGCAGTGATCATCAACCGGTTATTGAAGCTGGATGCCGCGCAGACCGGTGCTCTTTTCAGCGATTCCAAGGATATTGCCGCCTGGGCACTGGATTCTGTCAACGCCGTGGCTGCCGCAGGAGTCATGAAGGGTTACTCCGAAGATAACAGCTTCAGACCCGGCAGAGATATTACCCGTGCGGAAGCCGTAGTGTCCTTAACGCGCACCAAAGTTATTGAGGAAGCTCCGGCTAATACTCCAGTAAATGGTGGAGGCACATCCTCAGCAACCGCCTCACCGACAGCTAGTCCAACATCCACACCAACTGCTACACCTACGCCGGTTCGGAGCACCTATGTCCCTTCCGACCCAACGGCTGCGCCTACAGTTACACCAGTAGCGACACCAACACCTGCAGTTACACCTACACCAGAACCTTCACCAGTTCCTACACCAGCACCTACTCCTGATCCGGGTGATACGTCAGCCCCTCTACTTACCAGTGTGACCCTTGGAGCGGTTACTGTAGGAGACAATGTATATGGAACAAGCAACGAAGCGGGTTATTTGTATCTGGTCCCTTCCACAGTGGTTGGAACTACAACCGGGCTGGAGGATTCTATTCATGCTGCTCTTGGTAAAAAGCTGGCGGTAACCGCCTCCGTCTATTCCCCGCTGAATACGCAGAGTCTGCCTGCCGGTCATTATGTTGTGTATGCTCTAGATGCCTCCGGCAATATCTCGGCCCCTTCCAGCACGATTGAGGTTAGAGCGATTGAACTGACTATAGGGCTTCCTGCCTCCTTGACAGAGTCCAAAACCTATGACGGCAATACTTCAGCAGCTGTAACCGAGGGCTCGCTGTCCGGTGTATTGGCCGGAGACACAGTTAATATTCATGCCTCTGCTGCCTACAGCAGCGCAGCGCTTGGGGTGAACAAGACCATAACCGTTACCTACACATTAAGCGGAGCACAAGCAGCCAGCTATCTTGCACCCGCTCCCTATATCGTGAATACGGGCAGCATCGCACTCCATCCATTAACCATCGAAGCTCCGAATTTGACCTTGGCGAAGTTCAAGGACGGAACCACGGCAGCAGCGGTGACTCCCGGACAGCTTATAGGGGTAGTTCCCGGGGAAAATGTCACTGTGAGCGCCGTTGCCAACTATGACACATCATCCATTGGGACGAACAAAACCATAACTGTAGTCTATACACTTAGCGGAGCAGATGCAGGCAACTATATTGCACCTGCGAGCTACATTGTCACCAACGGGGAAATTGACCGGGATCAGATCACACGCTCCAGAGTCTATGACGGAACTACCGCAGCGGCAGTGATAGTCGGTACGGTAACGGGAAGTTATGAAGGAGATGATGTGACCGTGCATGCTGCTGGGACCTATGACACTCCTAACGTGGGAGTGAACAAAATCATCACCATCTCCTACACCTTAACAGGTATAGACGCAGGGAACTATTCCCCCCCTGTTAGCTATACCATTAATACAGGTATTATCACAGCCTTGCAGCTCGACATTACAGCACCCGTTCTCACAGAGTCTAAGCTCTATGACGGGAATACATCGGCCCAGATCACTCCAGGTACCCTGATCGGAGTTATTCCGGGGGATGATGTTACCGTCAGTGCAACCGCAACCTACAGCGATGCTGCTGCGGGCAGCGGCAAACTTATCACCGTGGTCTACACCTTATCCGGCGACGATGCTGGTAACTACTCGGCACCGGGGAACTATATGATTTCCACGGGTGTGATTGTAGCGCCTTAA
- a CDS encoding RNA polymerase sigma factor gives MLHWIEKAQKGDAEAFRELSGHVRGMAYVVAYDMLGDVQLAEDAVQEALLEAYMNLASLQEPAAFPGWFKTIVVR, from the coding sequence ATGCTGCATTGGATTGAAAAGGCGCAGAAGGGCGATGCCGAAGCCTTCCGGGAGCTTAGCGGGCATGTGCGGGGGATGGCTTACGTAGTAGCCTACGATATGCTCGGGGATGTGCAGCTCGCGGAAGATGCGGTACAGGAAGCCTTGCTGGAGGCGTATATGAACCTTGCCAGCCTGCAGGAGCCTGCGGCGTTTCCGGGATGGTTCAAAACCATTGTGGTCAGATAG
- a CDS encoding sigma factor-like helix-turn-helix DNA-binding protein yields the protein MHVAGSSPGVAEIAEHREWTQVLHRSVSELSAKLRVPLQLFYFYGYSLQEISVYLDLSVATLKKRLYDGRRKLKGALPVVDLAAAFHLLHEGGQRMLHIVNGDTVGDKLKQGIVQGEVLVWREIYSAGPIFIDPAAEQNQQLRAEVLQATMGIPAAEYLAGCAEQERRISGFRQYDEVVLWFEHDLFDQSMLAYLLHWFNGQKLGNTKLSLLCIGEFPGIELFQGLGQLTEAQLSTLPGTWRNIGRKELQLGSLLWEAYAAADPRELADLLETRREELAEGALAFAYDAFMAHLSRLPSVENGLGIVEQTTLQAVANGMDTPLKLFRQVTDELYRLGMGDTEYWKILRTLTAGEKPLIEIDGVAELTDYREVPEFLHRSVTLTGWGEQVLAGAADRLQLQSIDEWYGGLHLEGHDAPWRWDRAAERPVQHPPSARME from the coding sequence GTGCATGTCGCGGGCTCTTCTCCAGGGGTTGCGGAGATTGCCGAACATAGGGAATGGACGCAGGTGCTCCACAGGTCAGTGTCGGAATTGTCTGCCAAGCTGCGGGTACCGCTGCAATTGTTCTACTTCTACGGGTACTCGCTTCAGGAGATTTCCGTGTATCTGGACCTTTCCGTTGCTACGCTGAAGAAAAGGCTGTACGATGGCAGACGCAAGCTGAAGGGGGCATTGCCTGTTGTCGATCTGGCGGCTGCATTTCATTTGTTACATGAGGGAGGACAGCGAATGCTGCATATTGTGAATGGTGACACGGTGGGAGACAAGCTGAAGCAGGGGATTGTCCAGGGGGAGGTGCTGGTGTGGAGAGAGATCTATTCGGCGGGACCGATTTTCATAGATCCGGCGGCAGAGCAGAATCAGCAGCTGCGGGCTGAGGTGCTGCAGGCCACGATGGGCATTCCGGCGGCTGAATATTTGGCGGGCTGTGCGGAACAGGAGCGGAGGATTAGCGGATTCCGCCAGTATGATGAGGTGGTGTTGTGGTTCGAGCATGATCTGTTCGACCAGAGTATGCTGGCCTATCTATTACACTGGTTCAATGGGCAAAAGCTGGGCAACACGAAGCTGAGCCTGCTCTGCATCGGAGAATTCCCCGGGATAGAGCTGTTCCAAGGTCTGGGACAGCTGACGGAAGCTCAGCTTAGTACCCTGCCGGGAACCTGGCGGAATATTGGACGCAAGGAGCTGCAGCTGGGAAGCCTGCTGTGGGAGGCTTACGCGGCTGCCGATCCCCGCGAGCTGGCGGATTTATTGGAGACGAGGCGGGAGGAGCTTGCGGAAGGTGCGCTTGCTTTTGCCTATGACGCCTTCATGGCCCATCTCTCCCGCCTGCCCTCCGTAGAGAATGGTCTCGGGATCGTCGAACAGACCACCCTTCAAGCCGTGGCTAATGGAATGGACACGCCGCTCAAGCTGTTCCGGCAGGTGACGGATGAGCTGTACCGGCTTGGCATGGGCGATACGGAATACTGGAAGATCCTGCGCACACTGACAGCCGGGGAGAAGCCTCTGATTGAGATTGATGGTGTAGCAGAGCTAACAGATTACAGGGAAGTACCAGAATTCCTGCATCGCAGCGTTACGCTGACTGGATGGGGAGAGCAGGTGTTGGCCGGAGCAGCCGACCGGCTACAGCTGCAAAGTATCGATGAATGGTACGGCGGCCTGCATCTGGAGGGGCATGACGCCCCCTGGCGCTGGGACCGTGCTGCGGAACGGCCGGTACAGCACCCGCCATCCGCGCGGATGGAATAG